The proteins below come from a single Crateriforma spongiae genomic window:
- a CDS encoding glycosyltransferase: protein MPTTSPRAATDSHQSIRFRPSKVFLALPAYNEEEALPELLERVGEAFADSGLPYEVVIVDDGSADDTARIAAQMSYQMPVHVVQHKVNQGLGITLRDGLREAVDRAGERDIIITMDADNTHPPGLIDRMVRMIHEGCDVVIASRFQPGARVVGVPIERHFLSVGARVLFTMLFPTRGVRDYTSGFRAYRAGVIRDAFARYGDDFVGETGFSCMADVLLKLRKQGCLFGEAPLRLRYDQKGGDSKMRVFRTIWLTLKMLGRHRFGGASK from the coding sequence ATGCCGACCACGTCGCCCCGCGCCGCGACGGATTCTCACCAGTCGATCCGTTTCCGACCTTCCAAAGTGTTTCTGGCTCTGCCGGCGTATAACGAAGAAGAAGCGTTGCCGGAACTGTTGGAGCGTGTGGGCGAAGCGTTCGCCGACAGCGGCCTGCCGTACGAAGTCGTCATAGTCGACGATGGTAGCGCCGATGACACCGCCCGCATCGCGGCGCAGATGTCTTATCAAATGCCGGTCCACGTGGTCCAACACAAAGTCAATCAAGGCTTGGGCATCACGTTGCGTGATGGATTACGCGAGGCTGTCGATCGCGCCGGCGAACGCGACATCATCATCACGATGGACGCGGACAATACGCATCCACCGGGCCTGATCGATCGAATGGTCCGCATGATCCACGAAGGATGTGATGTCGTCATCGCATCACGTTTCCAGCCTGGTGCCCGAGTCGTGGGAGTTCCGATCGAACGGCATTTCTTAAGCGTCGGCGCACGAGTGCTGTTCACGATGCTGTTTCCCACACGCGGCGTCCGCGATTACACATCCGGTTTCCGTGCCTATCGTGCCGGTGTGATCCGTGATGCTTTCGCCAGGTACGGTGATGACTTTGTCGGCGAAACAGGATTCTCTTGCATGGCCGATGTGCTGTTGAAGCTTCGCAAGCAAGGTTGTTTGTTCGGCGAAGCACCGCTGCGTTTACGTTATGACCAAAAGGGTGGTGACAGCAAAATGCGCGTGTTCCGCACCATTTGGTTGACGCTGAAAATGCTGGGGCGTCACCGCTTTGGCGGCGCGTCAAAGTAA
- a CDS encoding ABC transporter ATP-binding protein produces MKDFGRVLLIAARHHSAMIMIVITAGIIASLWGANIATLGPLIKVVFEGHTLSQYAEIEMAATTEKIDELDAKIADTRQQLAATEAEDDVKRLTRSLQNDIGVRDAYAQTIDWLNNIRPYIDRYAPTDPYSTLIWLIGLLMIGTCIKLAALMSNLLLVQYVTEQTSMKLRAIFFRKSLHLDLDQFGEHGSASLTSRLTNDISVAAGGIGVILGRLLREPLKLIACLAGAAWVCWRLLLVVMIITPLVALVIHYLSRAIRRASRRTMEEMSQLYGVLNDSFAGIRIIRAFNTQAKERAKFQHRISSYFRKSLKVGFYNSLARSVTELIGMAVITVAVLAGGYLAINQQTHLFGIRMSMLPLDRTEIILFFGFLIGATDPAKKLADVWSSLQSGIAASTRVFDIIDQPTRVHDVAEPKSAPRPHHTLTFEKIRYQYPSGPMVLRGLDLTVRHGETIAIVGPNGCGKSTLISLLCRFDDPQSGRVLLNDVPITEMRCRDVRRRLALVTQRTILFDDTIENNIRYGTPSATKDEVVCAAKLAFADEFIREKTPFGYQTRLGVGSNASRLSGGQMQRIALARAFLRDPDILILDEATSQIDTESEQLIHKALEQFLNGRTGVMITHRPSTLALADRVIVMESGKISGDGEHQELIRSNRFYQSLCGGEIERAA; encoded by the coding sequence ATGAAAGACTTCGGCCGCGTCTTGCTGATTGCCGCCCGCCATCACTCGGCGATGATCATGATTGTGATCACCGCCGGGATCATCGCATCGCTGTGGGGCGCGAACATTGCCACCTTGGGCCCCCTGATCAAAGTGGTTTTCGAAGGCCACACGCTGTCGCAGTACGCCGAGATCGAAATGGCGGCGACCACCGAGAAAATCGACGAATTGGACGCCAAAATTGCCGACACGCGGCAGCAATTGGCGGCCACGGAAGCCGAAGACGATGTCAAACGGTTGACCCGATCATTGCAAAATGACATCGGCGTCCGTGATGCGTACGCCCAGACGATCGATTGGCTCAACAACATTCGACCCTACATCGATCGCTACGCGCCGACGGATCCCTATTCCACGCTAATCTGGCTGATCGGTTTGTTGATGATCGGGACGTGCATCAAGCTGGCCGCCTTGATGTCCAATCTGTTGCTCGTGCAGTATGTGACCGAACAGACATCGATGAAACTGCGGGCCATCTTTTTCCGTAAATCGCTTCATCTGGATTTGGATCAGTTCGGCGAACACGGTTCGGCCAGTTTGACCTCTCGATTGACCAACGATATCTCCGTGGCCGCTGGCGGTATCGGTGTGATTCTCGGCCGGTTGCTGCGTGAACCGTTGAAGCTGATCGCTTGTTTGGCCGGTGCCGCTTGGGTTTGCTGGCGTCTGCTGTTGGTCGTCATGATCATCACGCCTCTGGTGGCTCTGGTCATCCACTACCTAAGCCGGGCCATCCGTCGAGCCAGCCGCCGAACGATGGAAGAAATGAGCCAACTTTATGGCGTGCTAAACGATTCATTCGCCGGCATCCGGATCATTCGCGCGTTCAATACGCAAGCCAAGGAACGTGCAAAGTTCCAACATCGCATCTCATCCTACTTCCGCAAGTCGCTGAAAGTCGGCTTCTACAATTCGCTGGCCCGTAGCGTCACCGAGTTGATCGGCATGGCAGTGATCACCGTTGCCGTGCTTGCCGGTGGTTACTTGGCGATCAATCAACAGACACACCTGTTCGGGATCCGGATGAGCATGTTGCCGCTGGATCGGACCGAAATCATCTTGTTCTTTGGATTCTTGATCGGTGCCACCGACCCGGCGAAAAAGTTGGCGGACGTCTGGAGTTCACTGCAGTCGGGAATCGCCGCATCGACGCGGGTGTTCGACATCATCGATCAGCCGACTCGCGTTCACGATGTGGCCGAACCCAAGTCCGCGCCACGCCCCCATCACACGCTGACCTTCGAGAAAATTCGCTATCAGTATCCGTCCGGTCCCATGGTTCTGCGTGGGCTGGACTTGACGGTACGTCACGGAGAAACGATCGCGATTGTTGGTCCCAACGGTTGCGGAAAAAGCACGTTGATCAGCCTGCTGTGCCGATTTGATGACCCGCAATCCGGTCGGGTCTTGTTGAATGATGTACCGATCACCGAAATGCGGTGTCGCGATGTGCGTCGTCGCTTGGCCTTGGTCACCCAGCGAACCATCCTGTTCGACGACACGATTGAAAATAATATCCGCTATGGCACGCCCTCGGCGACCAAAGACGAAGTCGTCTGTGCCGCCAAGCTGGCATTTGCCGACGAATTCATTCGTGAAAAGACACCGTTTGGTTATCAGACACGATTGGGTGTCGGCAGCAATGCCAGCCGATTGTCGGGCGGCCAGATGCAACGCATCGCGTTGGCCCGAGCTTTCCTGCGTGACCCCGATATTCTGATCCTGGACGAAGCCACCAGCCAGATCGACACCGAAAGCGAACAACTGATCCATAAGGCATTGGAACAATTCTTGAACGGACGTACCGGCGTCATGATCACGCACCGTCCGTCAACGTTGGCGTTGGCCGACCGGGTGATCGTCATGGAATCTGGAAAGATTTCCGGCGATGGCGAACACCAGGAATTGATCCGATCCAACCGCTTCTATCAAAGCCTTTGCGGCGGCGAGATTGAACGAGCCGCATGA
- a CDS encoding NUDIX domain-containing protein has protein sequence MSQSTPRRHGPWTINQSATVYQDPWIRVCRDEVTRPDGKPGTHSVVHLKHGVSVLAIDQNRDVYLTEEFHYGVGRVTLESVSGGIEPGEDAESTARRELKEEIGIVANRWTDLGVCDPFTASVVSPTKLYLAEDIRHEQAAPEGTELIRCVRIPLADAVEKVLRSEITHAPSCLLILMADRIR, from the coding sequence ATGAGCCAATCGACCCCACGACGGCACGGCCCTTGGACCATCAACCAATCCGCCACGGTCTATCAGGACCCATGGATTCGGGTTTGTCGTGATGAAGTCACACGCCCCGATGGAAAGCCGGGCACCCACAGTGTGGTGCATCTAAAGCACGGCGTGTCGGTTCTAGCGATCGATCAAAATCGGGACGTCTATCTGACCGAAGAGTTTCACTACGGCGTGGGACGTGTGACTTTGGAATCGGTCAGTGGCGGTATCGAACCGGGCGAAGACGCCGAGTCGACCGCACGTCGTGAGTTGAAGGAAGAGATCGGTATCGTTGCCAATCGCTGGACCGATCTGGGCGTCTGTGATCCGTTCACGGCCAGTGTCGTTTCACCGACCAAGCTTTATCTAGCTGAAGATATTCGGCATGAACAAGCGGCCCCCGAGGGCACCGAACTGATCCGCTGCGTTCGCATCCCACTGGCCGACGCGGTGGAAAAGGTTCTTCGCAGCGAAATCACCCATGCCCCCAGCTGCCTGCTGATCTTGATGGCGGATCGCATCCGCTGA
- the purH gene encoding bifunctional phosphoribosylaminoimidazolecarboxamide formyltransferase/IMP cyclohydrolase, producing the protein MNPVSDVVPIQSALISVSDKMGLADLATGLQRAGVTIYSTGGTRRHLEECGVEVLDVAEYTGFPEMLDGRVKTLHPKIFGGILAIRDNDEHVDAIQEHDIEPIDLVVVNLYPFEATASRVGATREECIEQIDIGGPSLVRAAAKNHRDVAVATSSEQYGDILDQLQEHGGTTVDLRKQLAAEAFDHTATYDRAIADYMLGESISGDFPASMHLTLRRKSQLRYGENPHQRAALYLDPSVRSANLVAARQISGKELSYNNLLDLDSALEIVRGFAQPAVSVIKHNNPCGAATDAKLANACQKALDGDPLSAFGSVLGFNRTVDVETAELLCQPGLFIEAIVAPDFQAGAVGLLTSKPRWKDNVRLMQVGRLDDQPSGLAKRFISGGMLVQDADRMTSAPLQWKTATEAQVPSEMWDDISFAWEMVRHVKSNAIVLARDTSLVGVGAGQMSRVDSVEISIKKAGDRVAGSVLASDAFFPFPDSIEAAADAGVVAIVQPGGSRRDDEVIEACDEHDLPMVLTGRRHFKH; encoded by the coding sequence ATGAATCCAGTGTCGGACGTCGTCCCCATTCAAAGTGCCTTGATCAGTGTCAGCGACAAAATGGGGTTGGCTGATCTGGCGACCGGGCTGCAACGGGCCGGTGTAACGATTTACAGCACCGGCGGCACACGGCGTCACTTGGAAGAGTGCGGTGTGGAGGTCTTGGACGTCGCCGAATACACCGGTTTTCCCGAGATGTTGGACGGCCGCGTCAAAACGCTGCACCCCAAGATTTTCGGCGGCATCTTGGCGATTCGCGACAACGATGAACACGTCGATGCGATCCAGGAACATGACATCGAGCCGATCGATTTGGTCGTCGTCAACCTTTATCCCTTCGAGGCGACCGCATCGCGCGTCGGTGCGACCCGCGAAGAATGCATCGAACAAATCGACATCGGCGGTCCCAGCTTGGTGCGGGCGGCGGCCAAGAATCATCGCGACGTTGCGGTGGCCACCAGCAGTGAACAGTACGGCGACATCCTGGACCAACTGCAAGAACACGGCGGAACGACCGTCGATTTGCGAAAGCAGCTTGCCGCCGAGGCTTTTGATCACACCGCGACCTATGATCGCGCGATCGCCGATTACATGCTGGGCGAATCGATCAGCGGTGATTTCCCGGCATCGATGCACCTGACCCTGCGACGCAAATCACAGTTGCGATACGGGGAAAACCCACACCAACGTGCGGCGCTTTACTTGGACCCGTCGGTCCGTTCGGCCAACCTGGTCGCAGCGCGTCAAATCAGCGGCAAAGAACTTTCGTACAACAACCTGTTGGATCTGGATTCGGCCCTGGAGATCGTTCGCGGTTTCGCCCAACCAGCCGTTTCGGTGATCAAGCACAATAATCCTTGCGGTGCGGCAACGGACGCGAAACTCGCCAATGCCTGTCAAAAGGCTTTGGACGGTGATCCGCTTTCGGCCTTCGGCAGCGTGCTGGGTTTCAACCGCACCGTCGACGTGGAAACCGCTGAACTGCTTTGCCAACCGGGGCTGTTCATCGAAGCGATCGTCGCGCCCGATTTCCAGGCCGGCGCGGTCGGCTTGCTGACGTCCAAACCGCGCTGGAAAGACAACGTCCGCTTGATGCAAGTCGGTCGTTTGGATGATCAACCCAGCGGGCTGGCGAAACGATTCATCAGCGGTGGCATGCTGGTTCAAGATGCCGACCGCATGACCAGCGCACCACTGCAATGGAAGACGGCCACCGAGGCACAAGTCCCCAGTGAAATGTGGGACGACATCTCCTTCGCTTGGGAAATGGTCCGTCACGTCAAAAGCAACGCGATCGTGCTGGCCCGCGACACGTCATTGGTCGGCGTCGGGGCGGGGCAGATGAGCCGCGTGGACAGCGTGGAAATCAGCATCAAAAAGGCTGGCGATCGCGTCGCCGGTTCGGTGCTGGCCAGCGATGCGTTCTTTCCATTTCCCGATTCGATCGAAGCCGCCGCCGATGCCGGTGTGGTTGCCATCGTCCAGCCCGGGGGTTCACGTCGCGACGATGAAGTGATCGAAGCGTGCGATGAACATGATTTGCCGATGGTGCTGACCGGTCGGCGTCACTTTAAACACTGA
- a CDS encoding NAD(P)/FAD-dependent oxidoreductase, protein MNRINDVDPSTSRPSQQHWLVVGGGVMGLKLALDLVKRGQKVTVAEAAPQFGGLTSAWQLGDVVWDRFYHVTLLSDTKLRDLLSEIGLESEMQWVETKTGFYTDGALLSMSNTAEFLRFPPLNLIQKLRLGGTIFYASKIRNWRRLEKLTVERWLRRWSGNRVFEKIWLPLLKAKLGEAYPQTSAAFIWAHTARMYKARRSGMKTEMFGYVPGGYARVLDRLAETLTERGVRLLSGHPVGEIRSTDGGGLDVTFANGTQEHFDNVVSTIASPLIAKTCPGLTAEEKSRHANIRYLGVVCASMLLKKPISQYYVTNITDTWVPLTAVIEMSTIVDPQQELGGHHLVYLPKYLPDDHPGLNESDEDYREKCLSTLEKMYDHFSRDDVVDFKVSRAKYVAALSTVDYSTRLPPVVTSVPGFYALNSAHIVKGNLNVNETITLGEELLDESVWPDFQRRCGLGSNPKPVVDERPLAESAV, encoded by the coding sequence ATGAATCGCATCAACGACGTTGACCCCTCTACGTCCCGTCCATCACAACAACACTGGCTGGTGGTCGGCGGCGGTGTGATGGGATTGAAATTGGCACTGGACTTGGTCAAGCGTGGCCAGAAGGTAACGGTCGCCGAGGCGGCACCACAGTTCGGTGGTCTGACCAGTGCTTGGCAGCTGGGCGACGTGGTCTGGGATCGCTTCTATCACGTCACGCTGCTTAGCGACACCAAGTTGCGTGATCTGCTTTCTGAAATCGGTTTGGAAAGTGAAATGCAATGGGTGGAAACCAAAACCGGTTTCTACACCGATGGCGCACTGCTTTCGATGAGCAACACCGCGGAATTTCTGCGGTTCCCCCCGCTAAATTTGATTCAAAAGCTGCGGCTGGGCGGAACGATTTTTTATGCGTCAAAAATCAGAAACTGGCGACGGTTGGAAAAGCTGACCGTTGAACGATGGCTGCGTCGTTGGTCGGGGAACCGAGTCTTTGAAAAGATCTGGCTACCGTTGCTGAAGGCCAAGCTGGGCGAAGCCTATCCGCAAACTTCCGCCGCGTTCATTTGGGCTCACACCGCACGAATGTACAAAGCCCGCCGCAGCGGCATGAAAACCGAGATGTTCGGATATGTCCCCGGCGGCTATGCACGGGTCTTGGATCGCTTGGCGGAAACGTTGACCGAGCGTGGCGTACGACTGCTTTCCGGCCACCCGGTGGGCGAAATCCGTTCGACCGATGGGGGTGGTTTGGACGTGACGTTTGCCAACGGCACCCAAGAACACTTTGACAACGTGGTGTCGACCATCGCGTCGCCCCTGATCGCGAAGACGTGTCCCGGTCTGACCGCGGAAGAAAAATCGCGGCATGCGAACATCCGATACTTGGGTGTCGTGTGTGCATCGATGCTGCTAAAAAAACCGATCAGCCAGTACTACGTCACGAACATCACCGACACTTGGGTCCCGCTGACCGCGGTGATCGAAATGTCCACCATCGTGGACCCACAGCAGGAACTAGGTGGCCACCATTTGGTTTACCTGCCCAAGTACTTGCCCGACGATCATCCGGGGCTCAACGAGTCGGACGAAGATTACCGGGAAAAGTGTTTGTCGACATTGGAAAAGATGTACGATCACTTCAGCCGCGACGACGTCGTTGACTTCAAAGTCAGCCGTGCGAAATACGTTGCCGCGTTGTCGACCGTCGACTACAGCACTCGATTACCGCCGGTGGTCACGTCGGTTCCAGGTTTCTACGCACTCAACTCGGCTCACATCGTCAAAGGAAATCTGAACGTCAACGAGACGATCACCCTTGGCGAAGAATTGCTGGACGAATCGGTGTGGCCAGATTTCCAGCGGCGTTGTGGTCTGGGCAGCAATCCCAAACCCGTGGTCGACGAACGACCGCTCGCCGAATCGGCGGTGTAG
- a CDS encoding thioesterase II family protein produces MSDNPDSTLKAYQPRFRQIDTGGSDPTVDCVWFHHAGGGSNTLAHRVRQSVDRIEAAGLPDIRLLTPVTPLREDAIDERFDGELHTLADQYAAILQQDFGIGQLPFVVLGHSFGSVLAYEVTRRLIDGGHSPARLVVMSFPAPDRLTHQTELHTLDDRSLMQQVDELFGGVPPEILDNDETWSHFVPGLRSDLGLLERYRPDLDAAALPVPVTAMVGTDDRAVSLADVQRWDLFTEPPVRLQTLPGDHFFPLQRIAEVFTAAAWDLPEPR; encoded by the coding sequence ATGTCTGACAACCCGGATTCGACTTTGAAAGCGTACCAACCAAGGTTCCGGCAGATCGACACGGGCGGTTCGGATCCCACGGTCGATTGCGTTTGGTTTCATCATGCCGGTGGTGGATCCAATACGCTGGCCCATCGCGTTCGCCAGTCGGTCGATAGGATCGAGGCGGCGGGTTTGCCCGATATCCGACTGCTGACGCCGGTCACACCGCTGCGTGAAGACGCGATCGACGAACGCTTTGATGGTGAACTTCACACCCTGGCCGATCAGTACGCGGCGATCCTTCAGCAGGACTTTGGAATTGGTCAGCTTCCCTTCGTCGTACTAGGCCACAGCTTTGGGTCGGTGTTGGCCTACGAAGTCACACGACGATTGATCGACGGGGGCCATTCGCCGGCGCGGCTGGTCGTGATGTCGTTTCCGGCCCCCGATCGATTGACGCACCAAACCGAGTTGCACACGTTGGATGACCGATCGTTGATGCAACAAGTGGACGAGCTGTTCGGTGGCGTACCGCCGGAGATTTTGGACAACGACGAAACGTGGTCGCATTTCGTGCCAGGGTTGCGAAGCGATCTAGGGTTGCTGGAACGCTATCGACCAGACTTGGACGCGGCCGCATTGCCCGTTCCGGTCACGGCGATGGTCGGTACCGATGACCGAGCGGTCAGTCTGGCGGATGTCCAACGGTGGGACTTGTTCACCGAGCCCCCGGTGCGGCTGCAGACTTTGCCGGGTGACCACTTTTTCCCGTTGCAGCGGATCGCGGAAGTCTTCACCGCGGCCGCCTGGGATTTGCCCGAACCGCGTTGA
- the hisF gene encoding imidazole glycerol phosphate synthase subunit HisF: protein MLAARVIPCLDVHGGRVVKGTNFVNLRDAGDPVEVAQRYEAEGADELVYLDITASHEERDIILDVVRRTAEQVFMPLTVGGGVRTIDDVRSLLSAGCDKVSINSAACKDPDFVRKAADRFGSQCIVVNIDPKRVDRDGQEFWEVHINGGRTPTGLEAVAWAKEVESLGAGEIVLTSMDADGTCDGYDLPITSAVSEAVHIPVVASGGAGNPSHLADAILKGKADAALAASIFHFGQFTIEETKRVMRDAGVPVRL from the coding sequence ATGCTTGCCGCCCGAGTGATCCCTTGCTTAGACGTCCACGGAGGCCGCGTCGTCAAAGGCACCAACTTTGTCAATCTGCGTGACGCCGGTGATCCGGTCGAAGTCGCCCAGCGATATGAGGCTGAGGGTGCCGATGAACTGGTCTATCTGGACATCACCGCCAGCCACGAAGAACGGGACATCATCCTGGACGTGGTTCGAAGGACTGCCGAACAGGTCTTCATGCCGCTGACCGTCGGCGGTGGCGTCCGAACCATCGACGACGTTCGCAGTCTGTTGTCAGCGGGGTGCGACAAGGTCTCAATCAATTCCGCTGCATGCAAAGACCCGGACTTCGTTCGCAAAGCGGCGGACCGATTCGGCAGCCAGTGCATCGTCGTCAACATTGACCCCAAACGTGTCGACCGCGACGGACAAGAGTTTTGGGAAGTGCACATCAACGGCGGCCGAACACCGACCGGGTTGGAAGCGGTGGCTTGGGCGAAGGAAGTCGAATCGTTGGGTGCCGGCGAAATCGTGCTGACCAGCATGGATGCCGACGGCACTTGTGACGGGTACGACTTGCCCATCACTTCGGCCGTCAGCGAAGCCGTGCACATCCCAGTGGTGGCCAGCGGCGGGGCGGGGAACCCGAGCCATCTGGCCGATGCGATCTTGAAAGGAAAAGCCGACGCGGCGCTGGCCGCCAGCATCTTTCATTTTGGCCAATTCACGATCGAAGAAACCAAACGCGTCATGCGTGACGCCGGGGTTCCCGTTCGCCTCTGA
- the trpC gene encoding indole-3-glycerol phosphate synthase TrpC, with translation MNILETIVARTRETIERDRSKVSESQLRDAIDRRGPCLDFYAALAAGPDVNLIAEVKRASPSAGMIREDFDPIEIARAYQSGGASCLSVLTDEPFFQGSLDYLHQVADVVQLPVLRKDFIVDTYQLLQARAAGASCVLLIAECLDPSQLKDLHDHAAELGMHTLIELFDPENVDSVLDTGTKLVGVNNRDLKTFKTDLHHTLRMRQVIPEDRLLVAESGIRTHDDVQMLGQGGVKAVLVGESLMRQADIRAATEALLGR, from the coding sequence ATGAACATTCTTGAAACGATCGTCGCCCGGACGCGTGAAACCATTGAGCGCGATCGTTCCAAAGTCTCCGAGTCGCAACTCCGCGATGCCATCGACCGGCGGGGTCCCTGTCTGGATTTCTATGCCGCATTGGCAGCCGGACCCGACGTGAACTTGATCGCCGAAGTCAAACGGGCCAGTCCGTCGGCGGGAATGATTCGTGAAGACTTTGATCCCATTGAAATCGCGCGTGCCTATCAAAGCGGCGGTGCCAGTTGCCTGAGCGTTCTGACCGACGAACCGTTCTTTCAAGGATCGTTGGACTACCTGCACCAGGTCGCCGATGTCGTCCAGTTGCCTGTGCTGCGTAAGGATTTCATTGTTGATACCTACCAGCTTCTTCAGGCCCGCGCCGCCGGTGCGTCCTGCGTGTTGCTGATCGCCGAATGTTTGGATCCAAGCCAGCTGAAGGATCTGCACGATCATGCGGCTGAATTGGGGATGCACACCCTGATCGAATTGTTCGACCCCGAAAACGTGGATTCCGTGCTGGATACCGGTACCAAGCTGGTGGGCGTGAACAACCGCGACTTGAAGACTTTCAAAACAGACCTGCATCACACCCTGCGAATGCGACAGGTCATCCCCGAGGACCGGTTGCTGGTGGCCGAAAGCGGTATTCGCACCCATGATGACGTCCAGATGCTGGGCCAGGGCGGTGTCAAAGCGGTCTTGGTCGGCGAATCGTTGATGCGACAAGCCGACATCCGTGCCGCAACCGAAGCCCTGCTGGGTCGCTGA
- a CDS encoding glycosyltransferase family 87 protein has product MAWSSTVSESASPPDRIQHNAETANWCIGRPTVALAAGLMLSLTFALTVVRIVVQYQTPGPFDASKQGLCDFHNGVYFPAMSLMSGISPYGQDYVARFPVERPIPFFSPGILVLHAPLTWLPLHAAEAVFTGINLLLLLWIAGVIAAQAGRPHRLDALLVIAFAMSVTRSGHVTIFNGYFTLELILATFLAIHWGDRSPWKAALALAVVSAKPTYILPIGFLLLARGNRKSLIYGAAISVVMAVLPLLWLASHQGGGDIAAGFQNLLDQIAETQATHRGQVDESPFFSWTRLDLLAVIAKWGNLNPGDATHLGVMGLLLAGPMWVLHRRRQSGIDDGLGGLTGALILVTSLVSVYHQSYDALLLVLPATAVIAALRRPWSLMSPAARGFLVTLMFIPLFNVLSTRWFLMKFDGFSGPAFGVVTGVSGVGLTVLMVALSVLGWPRRPIAKPSLPSETAGHSEPAQSGDSL; this is encoded by the coding sequence TTGGCCTGGTCGTCGACCGTCAGCGAATCCGCCTCGCCACCGGACCGAATCCAGCACAACGCAGAAACCGCGAATTGGTGCATCGGTCGACCGACCGTCGCACTCGCTGCGGGGTTGATGTTGTCGTTGACGTTCGCGCTGACCGTTGTTCGCATCGTCGTTCAATACCAAACGCCCGGACCGTTTGACGCCAGCAAGCAAGGCCTGTGTGACTTCCATAACGGTGTCTATTTCCCGGCGATGTCGCTGATGTCAGGCATCAGTCCTTACGGGCAAGACTATGTCGCACGGTTCCCGGTGGAACGTCCGATCCCGTTCTTTTCGCCCGGCATTCTGGTGTTGCATGCACCGCTGACTTGGCTGCCCTTGCACGCGGCCGAAGCCGTCTTCACCGGGATCAACTTGCTGTTGTTGTTGTGGATCGCCGGGGTGATCGCAGCCCAGGCCGGTCGGCCGCATCGTTTGGATGCGCTGTTGGTGATCGCTTTTGCGATGAGCGTGACGCGCAGCGGACACGTCACGATCTTCAACGGCTACTTCACTTTGGAACTGATTTTGGCGACGTTTCTTGCGATCCATTGGGGCGACCGTTCGCCCTGGAAAGCGGCGTTGGCGTTGGCCGTCGTCAGTGCCAAGCCGACCTATATCCTTCCCATCGGATTTTTGCTTCTGGCCCGTGGTAACCGAAAATCACTGATCTATGGTGCCGCGATCAGCGTCGTCATGGCCGTGTTGCCGTTGCTGTGGTTGGCATCACACCAAGGTGGTGGCGACATCGCCGCAGGATTTCAGAACTTGTTGGATCAGATCGCTGAAACACAGGCGACCCATCGGGGCCAAGTCGACGAATCCCCGTTCTTCTCCTGGACGCGTCTGGACCTGCTTGCGGTCATCGCCAAGTGGGGAAACTTGAATCCCGGTGATGCGACTCATTTGGGTGTCATGGGGCTCTTGCTGGCCGGGCCGATGTGGGTGTTACACCGACGCCGACAAAGCGGGATTGACGACGGCCTTGGGGGGCTGACCGGTGCTCTGATTCTGGTGACATCGTTGGTTTCGGTGTACCACCAGTCTTATGACGCCCTGTTGCTGGTCCTGCCGGCGACCGCCGTCATCGCGGCGCTGCGCCGCCCCTGGTCGTTGATGTCGCCGGCGGCCCGCGGTTTTCTTGTGACGTTGATGTTCATTCCACTTTTCAACGTTCTTTCCACACGTTGGTTTTTGATGAAGTTTGATGGATTCAGTGGCCCGGCCTTCGGAGTGGTCACTGGCGTCAGCGGTGTCGGTCTGACGGTGTTAATGGTTGCTCTCTCGGTCTTAGGTTGGCCTCGTCGCCCGATTGCCAAGCCATCGTTGCCGTCCGAAACGGCCGGACACTCAGAACCAGCACAGTCGGGCGATTCCCTATAA